A window of Pararhodobacter sp. genomic DNA:
AACTGATGCTGTCGCATGCGAATTTCAACGTTTATTGCACAGATCTCGGCCAGGAGGCCGTCGAATTGGGCAAATTGTACGATTATGATCTGATTCTGTTGGATCTCAATCTTCCGGACATGGCGGGGCTTGAAGTGCTGCGCCAGATCCGTTTGGCGCGAATCAATACGCCGATACTGATCCTCACGGGTGAAGACAGCACCGATATCAAACTCAAAGGGTTTGGATCGGGTGCTGACGACTATATGACCAAGCCGTTTCACCGTGATGAATTGGTGGCCCGCATTCACGCGATCATCCGGCGAAGCCAGGGTCACGCGCAATCGGTCATCAATACCGGGCTTATCTCTGTCAATCTCGACGCCAAAACCGTCGACGTGGACGGTGGCGCGGTGCATCTGACGGGTAAAGAATACCAGATGCTTGAACTGTTGAGCCTGCGAAAAGGCACCACACTGACCAAAGAGATGTTCCTCAACCACCTCTATGGCGGCATGGATGAGCCCGAGTTGAAAATCATCGACGTGTTCATCTGCAAGCTTCGCAAGAAACTGGCCGAGGCAACGGGCGGCGACAACTACATCGAGACGGTCTGGGGGCGCGGCTATGTGCTGCGCGATCCGGTCAAGGCCGTGAGCCGTGAAACGCGCGCCATCAGCGCATGAAGTCTGGAAATCTTGCCCGCGCCGCCCTATCACTGCGGTGAGCGCGCGCGGGGGACGGAAATGCTGCACGATCGGCCAATTGAAAGCTTGACCGAAGAGGAAGCCAAGGCGGAACTGGCGCATCTGGCACAAGCGCTTGCGCAGTCCGACCGTGCCTATCATCAGGATGACGCGCCTGTTCTTTCTGACGCAGAATATGACGCGCTCAAGCGCCGCAACGCGGCAATCGAGCAACGCTTCGCGCATTTGAAACGCGGCGACAGCCCAAGCGAAAAAGTCGGTGCCAGCCCATCCGAGGGGTTCGGCAAGATCAGCCATGTCGTGCGGATGCTGTCTTTGTCAAATGCGTTCACACACGAGGACGTCGCGGATTTCGACACCCGCATTCGGCGCTATCTTGGCCTGACCAACGACGCCTCCCTGATCTATACGGCCGAACCGAAGATTGACGGTCTCTCGCTATCCTTGCGCTACGAACTGGGCCACCTGGTCTCGGCCGCGACGCGTGGCGATGGCGAAACCGGCGAAGATGTCACCGCCAATGCCCGAACGATCACCGACATCCCGCAAACCCTTGTTGATGCACCAGAAATCCTGGAGGTCCGGGGTGAGGTTTACATGGCGCATGCGGATTTCGCGGCCCTGAATGCATCCGGGGACCGCGTGTTCGCCAACCCCCGAAACGCGGCGGCCGGCTCGATGCGACAACTCGACCCGGAAATCACCCGCACCCGGCCGCTCCGATTTTTTGCCTATGCCTGGGGCGCGCTGTCGCAGCCGCTCGCGCAAACGCAATGGGGTTGCTTGCAGCGTTTCAAGGAACTGGGGTTCAAGGTGAACGCGCTTACGCAGCGGTGCGACTCGGTTGATGCGCTGATTGCGCAGTACCAACGCATCGAAGCGGCCAGACCTGACCTCGGGTATGACATCGACGGCGTGGTTTACAAGATTGACGATCTGTCCCTGCAAGAGCGCCTGGGATTCCGGGCGAACACGCCGCGATGGGCCATTGCCCACAAGTTTTCGGCGGAAACCGCGTGGACCCGGCTCGAGGCCATCGACATTCAGGTGGGGCGGACCGGCGCGCTCAGTCCGGTCGCGCGACTGGCGCCGGTGAACGTGGGCGGAGTGCTGGTTTCCAACGCAACGCTGCACAATGAGGATTATATCGCCGGGCGCGACAGCCACGGCGCGCCGATCCGCGAGGGGCGTGACATCCGGGTTGGCGATTGGGTGCAGATTTACCGCGCGGGCGATGTGATTCCCAAAATCGCCGATGTCGATCTTGCCCGCCGCCCTGCCGAAACGCAGCCCTTCAAATTTCCTGACCGCTGTCCAGACTGCGGCTCGACGGCGCTTCGCGAGCCCGGGGATAGCGTCTACCGGTGCACAGGTGGGTTGATCTGCCCCGCACAAGCCATTGAGAAATTGAAGCATTTCGTGAGCCGAGGGGCCTTTGACATCGAGGGGCTGGGCGCAAAGCAGATCGAGATGTTTTATGCCGATGACCAACTCCCGATCCGCGAGCCTGCGGATATCTTCACGCTTTCGAAACGGGATGCTGTCAACCTGACCAAACTGAAACATCGCGATGGTTTTGGCGAAAAAAGCGCGGCAAAGCTCTTTGACGCGATTGAAGAACGGCGGTGCATTCCCCTGGCGCAGCTCTTGTTTGGCTTGGGTATTCAACATCTTGGCGAAGTCGCCTCGATGGATTTGGCAAAGCATTTCCGATCCTGGGATCGATTGGCCACGGTTGTCGATCTGGCCCGTTCGGCGGCGCATCATCATGCCTTGGCCAATGACGCCGAGGTTCAGGAACGCGCCTCCGCCGCGGCCGAAGGGCGACGCGCGACGATCAAGAAAGCGCGCGACGCCGTCTGGCGTGATGCCGAGGTTCCGGCTGCCTCCCTTGAGGCATGGAACGAGATCCTCGGCATTGACGGTCTGGGCGCGGTCTTGGCAATGTCTCTGGTGACGACCTTCGCGCAACCCAAAGAGCGCGCCTCGATAGATCGCTTGATCGCGGAATTGCAAGAGATCGTGCCACCGGAAAACAGCGTCCGGCAGAGCGCGATCATGGGAAAAACGGTGGTTTTCACGGGAACCTTGACGCGGATGACGCGAGCCGAGGCGAAATCGCGCGCAGAATCCTTGGGCGCGAAGGTCGCCGGGTCGGTATCCTCCAAGACCGATATCTTGGTCGCCGGGGAGGGGGCAGGCTCGAAGGCCACGAAAGCGGCGGCGCTCGGCGTGGACGTTCTTGACGAGGACGCTTGGCTGGCCTTGATCGCCGGATGACCGGCCGCCCCGAAATCTTGTTTCCGCTGTTCGGTGACCTTGAGGGGCTCGATGGAATTGGCCCTAAAACGGCCAAGAATTTCAGCGGCTTGAACGTTCTTTCGCCGCGGGATCTGCTGTTTTTGCTGCCGCATTCGATCATTGATCGGCAAATCCGCCGCAGTGTTCGCGAGGTTCTGCCGCCCGAAGTGGCGACGGTCGAGGTCGACGTGGGCCTCCATCTGCCGCCGCGGCAACGCGGGCGACCATATCGCGTGCTTGTCAAAGACGCAGAGCAAGAGTTTCAGCTGATTTTCTTTCACGCCCGCGCGGAGTATTTGCAGAAAATTCTTCCGACCGGGCAGCGGCGAATGGTGTCCGGTCGGATTGAGGTCTTTGATTCGATCTATCAAATGGCCCATCCGGATCATGTCCTGCGGGTCGATGAGATCGACCAGCTGCCCAGGTTTGAACCGGTTTATCCACTGACCGCCGGCGTTACGCAGAAAATGGTGAAGCGCGCCGTAACCTCGGCCTGTGCCCGCGTGCCAGATCTGGGTGAGTGGATTGATCCCGAACTGAAAAAAAGGAAGGGCTGGCCAAGTTGGAAAGAGGCGGTTCTCAAGGCGCATGACCCGTCTGCCGCCGAGGATCTGTCGCCCGCACACCCCGCCCGCCAGCGTTTGGCCTATGATGAGCTGATGGCGCATCAATTGACCCTGGCGATGGCGCGCGCAGAGCGTCGGCGTTCGGCAGGGGCGGCAACCCGCGGCGATGGGCACCTCGTTCAGCGTGTGCTGGCGCAATTGCCCTATGCCGCGACCGGGGCGCAGACGCGCGCGATAGGTGAAATCGTGGCGGATATGGCGGCTCCGCACAAGATGAACCGCTTGCTGCAAGGTGATGTGGGCTCGGGGAAAACCCTGGTCGCAATGGCCGCATTGCTGACTGCGGTCGAGGCGGGTGGGCAAGGTGCGTTGATGGCACCCACGGAAATTCTGGCGCGACAGCACCTTGAGAGCCTTGCACCGATGGCGGAGGCGGCGGGGATCAAGATCGCGCTGTTGACCGGGCGCGACAAAGGCCGTGACCGCCAAGCCAAACTGAGCGATCTCGCGCAGGGACGCACCGATGTTCTGATCGGCACCCATGCCATATTCCAGCGCGATGTCACCTATGCGGACCTGCGCTTGGCGGTGATCGACGAGCAGCACCGGTTTGGCGTGGCGCAACGCATGGCGCTGGGCGAAAAAGGGGCGACGGTGGACAGTCTGGTCATGACCGCGACGCCGATCCCGCGCAGTCTGGCGCTTTCGCAATACGGCGATATGGATGTGTCGTTGCTTGATGAGAAGCCTCCCGGCCGGAAGCCCATTGCCACGTCCCTGGCGTCGATCGAGCGGATGGGCGAAGTCGTGGCGCATTTGCAGCACGCGGTTCGCGATGGACGCCAGGCCTATTGGGTTTGTCCGTTGGTCGAGGAGAGCGAGACCGTCAACCTGACGGCGGCACAATCGCGGTTCGACCATTTGCGCGCCATCCTCGGTGAGGGGGTGGTCGGACTGGTGCATGGTCAATTGTCCAGCACCGAAAAAGACGCGGCGATGGTCCGGTTCGTGTCTGGCGAGACCCGGGTTCTGGTCGCGACGACGGTGATAGAGGTCGGCGTGAATGTGCCCAACGCAACGATCATGGTGATCGAAGGCGCCGAGAGTTTCGGGCTGGCCCAGTTACACCAGCTTCGCGGGCGCGTGGGCCGTGGTTCCGACGCCTCGACCTGTCTGCTTCTTTTTGAGCCTCCCTTGGGGGAAACCGCGACGCGCCGCCTCAAACTGATGCGCGATACCGAAGACGGCTTTCGCATCAGCGAAGAGGATCTCGCAATACGCGGCGCGGGTGATGTGATCGGCACCGCGCAATCAGGCCTCCCGCGGTTTCGGCTTGCGGATCTGGAGCGGCAGGCCGGGTTGATGGAAATCGCACAGAGTGATGCGCGCAAGCTTTTGGCCGATGACCCGACCCTGACGTCAGCACGAGGGCAGGCAGCGCAAACACTGCTTTGGTTGATGGAGCAAGACAAGGCGATTCGCCTGATTCATGTGGGGTAGCGTTTTCTTCACTTAATGTTCGCTAATGTTCTTGCAATGTTCTCACAAATATGAGAACAAAAGGTTAACAACCTTGGAGGTCAAGACATGCGCCGGATCCTTCGTTCCATGACCAAAACCCGCGATGATCGCGTTGTGCTGTTCACCGATGCCTTGGGGGCATTCGCACTTTTCGTGCTGGCCTATGCGGCGCTGCACTTGCCGCTAATGACTTGATTTTCTTCGGTTTGTAAGGTTTCTGCCCACTGCCTTGCGGTCTGGAGGGCTGCCACTGTCCCGGCATCCCGACCATACCAGACACGCCACTTGCCGCCGCATCATGAATGCGGCGGTTTTTTTTAACGCGTTATTCAGGGTTTCGTGGTCAAGTCTCAGCGTGTCGCGCCGCCTCGGCGGCCGCCTGTATTGCCAACAAAACAGAGGCGTGGCGATTCTTGAAATCGCGTGCCGGAAGGAGAATTTCAAACCCCTCGAAGGGGGCGTCGGGTGTGTCACCGTCGGATTTCAGCATCGCCGCCAGTTGCGCGGCCGCGCGCTCGAGTTCTGCCGTGGTGCGGCCCAACACGGATTGGCCCAGAATTGCCGCTGCCGCTTGTCCCAAGGCACAGGCTTTCACGTCTTGTGCAAACCGTGTGACCTTGCCGTCAACCATGTCCAGATCGACCGTGACGGTTGATCCGCACAACGGCGAGCGCTTTTTCACCGTTGCTTGCGGGTCCTCCAGGCGACCCAGATGCGGAATATCCGCCGCCAAGGCAAGGATTCGCGTGGAATATAGCTTGATCAGATCGGCAGTATCGGACACTTCAGACGCTCCTTGACTGACAAAGGATATAGCTCATGTCGTTCGATCCGCAATCCCTCCGCTATAACGAGGACGGTTTGATCCCCGCAATTGCCCAGGACAGGGCGTCTGGCGAGGTGTTGATGATGGCGTGGATGAACGCCGAATCCGTTGCCCGCAGCCTTGAAACCGGCCGGGTCACCTACTGGTCGCGCTCGCGGCAAGCGTTTTGGGTCAAGGGCGAGAGTTCGGGCCACAGTCAGATTCTGGTGGATTTTCGATATGATTGTGACCGCGACTGCGTGTTGGTTGTGGTCGATCAGACCGGGCCTGCCTGCCATACCAACCGCAGGTCGTGCTTTTACACCGCAGTCCGGGCGGGGGAGGTGGTCGAGTTGATGGCACCGGAGCAGAGTTAAGCCCGGACCGGCCTCAGAGCGCCAGGGATTCGCGCAGCGCTTCGGGCGTCAGCCCGTCGTCGCGATACAAGGACAAGGCGCGGGCCGCATCGCGTTTGGCGAGCCGTTTGCCCTGCGTATCGCGGATCAAGCGATGATGATGATACTCGGGTGTTGGCAAATCCAGAAGGCGCTGCAAGACCGTATGAATTGCGGTGGCCTCGAACAAATCGACGCCGCGCACAACCAGCGAGATGTCTTGTGCGGCGTCATCGACACTCACCGCCAGATGATACGAAGTTCCGATATCGCGCCGCGCGAGAACGACATCGCCCACATGAGTCGTTAACCATTCGGGTGTATAGATGTGCGAACCGGTGTGGAGCGGGCCGGTTTCGACAAAGGTCACGCTGCCGATCAAGGCGGTTGCGCGGGCCATATTCAGGCGAATTGCGGCGCCCTCGGGGTCGCGCTGTTGATGGCGGCAAGTGCCGGGGTAAATCGGTCCGTCAGGGCCGGTCGGCGCGGTGCCTTCCTGCGGCGCGGACAAGGCGGCGCGAATATCGCCGCGCGTACAGGTGCAGCCATAGGTGACACCCAGCGCGTTCAACTGCGCCAAGGCGGACGCATAGGCGGCGCGCCGTTCGCTCTGGCGCATCACGGGGAGGGGCCAGTCCAGGCCAAGCCAGTGCAAGTCGTCGTAGATCTGCGCCTCGAAGGCCGGGCGACAGCGCGGTGTGTCGATGTCCTCGATGCGCAGCAAGAACTGGCCATTCTGCGACCGGGCAAGATCATAAGCCGTCAGGGCCGAGAAGGCATGACCCAGATGCAGCGGGCCGGTGGGCGAGGGGGCAAAACGGGTGATCAGCCCAGCCACGCGGTGAAGTTCTGCTTGGCGCGGTCGGTATAGGCTTTGTAGCGGTCCTTGCGGCCACGCCGCCCGCCTTTGGCGTCAATCGGCGGGAAAAGTCCGAAATTGACGTTCATCGGCTGAAAGGTTTTGGCGTCAGCGTCGCCCGTGATATGCGCGATCAACGCGCCCATTGCGGTTTCGCGTGGCGGTGCACAGAGCGGCCTGCCAAGGATTTCCGCCGCCGCCAACCGCCCGGCAACCAACCCCATCGCTGCGGATTCGACATAGCCCTCGACCCCGGTGATCTGCCCGGCAAATCGCAAATTCGGCTGCGATTTCAATCGCATCTGCGTGTCAAGCAAGGTCGGGGAATTCAGGAATGTGTTGCGATGAATGCCCCCCAAACGCGCGAACCCGGCATTTTCAAGCCCGGGGATCATGCGGAAAACCTCGGTTTGGGCACCGTGTTTCATCTTGGTCTGAAAACCGACGATGTTGAACAGGGTTCCCAACGCATTGTCGCGGCGCAACTGCACGACAGCATGGGCTTTCTGGTCGGGATTGTGCGGATTGGTCAGGCCAATCGGCTTCATCGGGCCAAAGCGCAACGTCTCGCGACCGCGTTCGGCCATCACTTCAATGGGCAGACAGCCGTCGAAATAGCCCGCGGTTTCGCCCTCGTGGAATTCGGCTTTGGGCGCGGCAAGAATGGCGTCGATGAACGCCTCGTATTGGTCGCGGTCCATCGCGCAGTTCAGATAGGCTTTGCGCTCGGCCTCGGTGTCGCCTTTGTCATAGCGCGACTGGAACCAGGCTTTGGATTGGTCAATCGTGTCGAAATGCACGATCGGCGCGATGGCGTCGAAAAAAGCCAGCGCTTCGGTGCCGGTTTCCGCACGGATCGCCTGTGCCAGCGCGTCCGAGGTCAGCGGTCCGGTGGCGAAAATCCAGTGCCCATCCCGGGGCAGTTGCGTGATCTCGTCCTCCTCGAAGCTGATCAGCGGATGGGCGCGCAAGCGGGCGGTTACGGCCTCGGAAAACGCGTCGCGGTCCACGGCGAGGGCCCCGCCGGCGGGCAGGGAATGCGCATCGGCCATGGCGATGAGCAAGCCATCGGCGGCGCGCATTTCCCAATGCAGGAGGCCGACGGCATTTTGCTCGTCATCATCCGAGCGGAAGGAATTGGAGCAGACCATCTCGGCGTAATTGCCGGTTTGATGCGCGAATGTGCCGATTTTGGGTCGCATTTCGTGCAACACGACGCGGACGCCCGCCTGTGCGGCTTGCCATGCGGCCTCGGATCCGGCCATGCCGCCGCCGACGATATGAAGTGTGTGTGTCATGGGGATGATGTAGCGATGGGCGGCGCCAAAGAAAAGGGGCTGCCGCTGACCGCCCCGATAAACCTGTGATCGGCGCCGGGGTTATTCTGGCGCGGTGTCGATCACGGCGGTGTTGTTCGTGGTCTCTGCGTCTGCGGCCTTGTCCGCGACGTCGTCGGCCTCGGATTCGGCCACGCGCGCCACCGACACGACAACCTCACCCTTGCCGGTGTTGAACACCCGCACGCCGCCCGCCGAGCGCGACCGGAAGCTGATTTGATCAACCGGCACGCGGATCGACTGGCCGGTCGAGGTGGCCAGCATGATCTGATCCCCCTCGACGACCGGGAAAGAGGCAATCAGATCGCCGCCGCGCATCGCCCGGTCCATTGCCATGACGCCCTGGCCACCACGCCCGCGCACCGGGTAATCATGCGAGGACGACAATTTGCCCGCGCCGCCCGAGGTGATCGTCAGGATCAGATCCTCGGCGGCGGCCATCTGTGCATAGCGTTCGGCGCTGAGATACCCGGCCTCGACGGTGTCGTCCTCGTCGGTGTCCACCTCGACCTCGTCAACCGACCCGGCCAACAGGCGGCGTTGCTTGAGATACGCGGCGCGGTCTTGTGGGTCCGCGGTGAAGTGGCG
This region includes:
- the ctrA gene encoding response regulator transcription factor CtrA; translation: MRVLLVEDDPTTSRSIELMLSHANFNVYCTDLGQEAVELGKLYDYDLILLDLNLPDMAGLEVLRQIRLARINTPILILTGEDSTDIKLKGFGSGADDYMTKPFHRDELVARIHAIIRRSQGHAQSVINTGLISVNLDAKTVDVDGGAVHLTGKEYQMLELLSLRKGTTLTKEMFLNHLYGGMDEPELKIIDVFICKLRKKLAEATGGDNYIETVWGRGYVLRDPVKAVSRETRAISA
- the ligA gene encoding NAD-dependent DNA ligase LigA, whose protein sequence is MLHDRPIESLTEEEAKAELAHLAQALAQSDRAYHQDDAPVLSDAEYDALKRRNAAIEQRFAHLKRGDSPSEKVGASPSEGFGKISHVVRMLSLSNAFTHEDVADFDTRIRRYLGLTNDASLIYTAEPKIDGLSLSLRYELGHLVSAATRGDGETGEDVTANARTITDIPQTLVDAPEILEVRGEVYMAHADFAALNASGDRVFANPRNAAAGSMRQLDPEITRTRPLRFFAYAWGALSQPLAQTQWGCLQRFKELGFKVNALTQRCDSVDALIAQYQRIEAARPDLGYDIDGVVYKIDDLSLQERLGFRANTPRWAIAHKFSAETAWTRLEAIDIQVGRTGALSPVARLAPVNVGGVLVSNATLHNEDYIAGRDSHGAPIREGRDIRVGDWVQIYRAGDVIPKIADVDLARRPAETQPFKFPDRCPDCGSTALREPGDSVYRCTGGLICPAQAIEKLKHFVSRGAFDIEGLGAKQIEMFYADDQLPIREPADIFTLSKRDAVNLTKLKHRDGFGEKSAAKLFDAIEERRCIPLAQLLFGLGIQHLGEVASMDLAKHFRSWDRLATVVDLARSAAHHHALANDAEVQERASAAAEGRRATIKKARDAVWRDAEVPAASLEAWNEILGIDGLGAVLAMSLVTTFAQPKERASIDRLIAELQEIVPPENSVRQSAIMGKTVVFTGTLTRMTRAEAKSRAESLGAKVAGSVSSKTDILVAGEGAGSKATKAAALGVDVLDEDAWLALIAG
- the recG gene encoding ATP-dependent DNA helicase RecG, which gives rise to MTGRPEILFPLFGDLEGLDGIGPKTAKNFSGLNVLSPRDLLFLLPHSIIDRQIRRSVREVLPPEVATVEVDVGLHLPPRQRGRPYRVLVKDAEQEFQLIFFHARAEYLQKILPTGQRRMVSGRIEVFDSIYQMAHPDHVLRVDEIDQLPRFEPVYPLTAGVTQKMVKRAVTSACARVPDLGEWIDPELKKRKGWPSWKEAVLKAHDPSAAEDLSPAHPARQRLAYDELMAHQLTLAMARAERRRSAGAATRGDGHLVQRVLAQLPYAATGAQTRAIGEIVADMAAPHKMNRLLQGDVGSGKTLVAMAALLTAVEAGGQGALMAPTEILARQHLESLAPMAEAAGIKIALLTGRDKGRDRQAKLSDLAQGRTDVLIGTHAIFQRDVTYADLRLAVIDEQHRFGVAQRMALGEKGATVDSLVMTATPIPRSLALSQYGDMDVSLLDEKPPGRKPIATSLASIERMGEVVAHLQHAVRDGRQAYWVCPLVEESETVNLTAAQSRFDHLRAILGEGVVGLVHGQLSSTEKDAAMVRFVSGETRVLVATTVIEVGVNVPNATIMVIEGAESFGLAQLHQLRGRVGRGSDASTCLLLFEPPLGETATRRLKLMRDTEDGFRISEEDLAIRGAGDVIGTAQSGLPRFRLADLERQAGLMEIAQSDARKLLADDPTLTSARGQAAQTLLWLMEQDKAIRLIHVG
- a CDS encoding iron-sulfur cluster assembly scaffold protein translates to MSDTADLIKLYSTRILALAADIPHLGRLEDPQATVKKRSPLCGSTVTVDLDMVDGKVTRFAQDVKACALGQAAAAILGQSVLGRTTAELERAAAQLAAMLKSDGDTPDAPFEGFEILLPARDFKNRHASVLLAIQAAAEAARHAET
- the hisI gene encoding phosphoribosyl-AMP cyclohydrolase, with the translated sequence MSFDPQSLRYNEDGLIPAIAQDRASGEVLMMAWMNAESVARSLETGRVTYWSRSRQAFWVKGESSGHSQILVDFRYDCDRDCVLVVVDQTGPACHTNRRSCFYTAVRAGEVVELMAPEQS
- the gluQRS gene encoding tRNA glutamyl-Q(34) synthetase GluQRS → MAGLITRFAPSPTGPLHLGHAFSALTAYDLARSQNGQFLLRIEDIDTPRCRPAFEAQIYDDLHWLGLDWPLPVMRQSERRAAYASALAQLNALGVTYGCTCTRGDIRAALSAPQEGTAPTGPDGPIYPGTCRHQQRDPEGAAIRLNMARATALIGSVTFVETGPLHTGSHIYTPEWLTTHVGDVVLARRDIGTSYHLAVSVDDAAQDISLVVRGVDLFEATAIHTVLQRLLDLPTPEYHHHRLIRDTQGKRLAKRDAARALSLYRDDGLTPEALRESLAL
- the trmFO gene encoding methylenetetrahydrofolate--tRNA-(uracil(54)-C(5))-methyltransferase (FADH(2)-oxidizing) TrmFO translates to MTHTLHIVGGGMAGSEAAWQAAQAGVRVVLHEMRPKIGTFAHQTGNYAEMVCSNSFRSDDDEQNAVGLLHWEMRAADGLLIAMADAHSLPAGGALAVDRDAFSEAVTARLRAHPLISFEEDEITQLPRDGHWIFATGPLTSDALAQAIRAETGTEALAFFDAIAPIVHFDTIDQSKAWFQSRYDKGDTEAERKAYLNCAMDRDQYEAFIDAILAAPKAEFHEGETAGYFDGCLPIEVMAERGRETLRFGPMKPIGLTNPHNPDQKAHAVVQLRRDNALGTLFNIVGFQTKMKHGAQTEVFRMIPGLENAGFARLGGIHRNTFLNSPTLLDTQMRLKSQPNLRFAGQITGVEGYVESAAMGLVAGRLAAAEILGRPLCAPPRETAMGALIAHITGDADAKTFQPMNVNFGLFPPIDAKGGRRGRKDRYKAYTDRAKQNFTAWLG